The Streptomyces uncialis genomic interval CGGCTCGTGCTGGAGCCGCACGGGGTGCCGCGGGATGCCGTGCGGCGGCTGCACGGGGAGGTGCTGGCGGGGGCCCGTACCTCGTCGGGGTCCGCGCGGTGGCCCTCCACGGTGCGGATCCGGGCGGTGAAGCACCCCCCGGAACGCGTGACCTGACGGGTCGCCTTCGCTTGCGCTTCCCAGGTCCGTCCGGCGGGACGTACTCCGCTGCTGTGCCGTCGCTCGTGGGGTGCGCAGTTCCCCGCGGGTCGCCTTCGCTTGCGCTTCCCGGGTCCGTCCGGCTGGACGCACTTCGTTCCTGTGCCGTCGCTCGTCGTTTTTGCGCAGTTCCCCGCGCCCCTGGATGCTGCCCCTGTTCGTCGCTCTTCGGGTGCGGGCCGGTTCTCGTTTTTGCGCAGTTCCCCGCGCCCCTTTGGGGCGCACCCGGTCGGTTCTTAGGGTCGGTGCCGGTCGGGATTCTCCGTCCTCGATCCGACACGCTCGGTAAGTCGTTCCGTGACCCGACTGAAGAGCATCGGAGTCTGCGGGCAGAGATTCCCGCCCACCCCCTCCCGCAGCAGCGCGGGTCCGCGAGGAGGGTGCTTCCGCAGACGACGGACAACAGCGAGGCGCCCCCAAAGGGGCGCGGGGAACTGCGCAAAAGACGAGGACGGCGCCGCACTCGAAGAGCGACCGCAAGGGGGCAGCATCCAGGGGCGCGGGGAACTGCGCACCCCCGTCCTGACCCGTACGGGAACGGGTACGTCCAGGTGGGGAACCCCAGGGGCGCGGGGAACTGCGCATCCACGAACGACCCGCGCGAACGGGGTGCGCCTACCGGGGCTGACCCAAGGGGCGCGGGGAACTGCGCGAAGACGAGGGCGGCGACGCACTCGAAGAGCGACCGCAAGGGGGCAGCATCCAGGGGCGCGGGGAACTGCGCAAAAACGACGAACGACGGCACAGGAAACAAGTACGCCCAGCACAGGGAACCCAGGGGCGCGGGGGAACTGCGCACCCACGAACGGCCCGCACGGGAACAAGTACGTCCAGCCGGACGGACCTCGGAAGCGCGAGCGAAGGCGACCCGCGCCCCCTGCAACCCGGGCTGGTCAGAAGCCCTTGCGGGCGCCGCCGTCCACCGGGACCATCACCCCGGTGAGGTAGGACGCCGCGGGCGACAGCAGGAACGCGGCCACCCGCCCGAACTCCTCGGGCGTCCCGTACCTCCGCAGCGGGATCTGCGACTCGAACCCCAGCCGGGTGGCCCCCGGGTCCGCGGACAACGCGTCCAGCTCCCGCACCCGGTCCGTATCGATCCGCGACGGCAGCAGCCCCACCACCCGCACACCCCGCGGACCCACCTCGTCCGCCAGCGACTTCGCGAAGCCCGCGAGCCCGGGCCGCAGCCCGTTGGAGATGGTGAGTCCGGGGATCGGCTCGTGCACGGACGCCGATAGGACGAACCCGATGACCCCGCCCTCGCCCAGTTCCCGCGCGGCGGCCCGCGCGAACCGCACCGCGCCGAGGAAGACCGACTCGAACGCCGTGCGCCACTGCTCGTCCGTGTTGTCGTCGAGATGGCCGGGCGCGGGCCCGCCGACGCTGATGAGGATGCCGTCGAAACGGCCGAACCGCTCGCGCGCGGCCCCGATCAGCCGCTCCGGCGCATCCGGGTCGGCGTTGTCCGCCGCGAGCCCGACAGCCCCCGGCCCGAGGGCCGACGCGGCCTCTGCGGCACCCCGCTCGTCGCGCCCGGTGACGATCACCTTGGCCCCGTCGGCGATCAGCTCACGGGCGCTCGCGTTGCCGAGCCCCCGGGTCGCCCCGGTGACGACGTACACACGGTCCTTCAGTCCAAGATCCATGGCCCTATCCTGCCCCGGGAACCCGCCGGGAGTCAGTACGGGAGCCGGGGTGTGAGGACGGGACGGGTCAGACCGGGACGGTGGCGGGGGCGTCCTCGGACGAGGTGGCAGCCGCCTTGGCCGCCGCCTGGTCCCGCAGTTCCCGGCGCACCAGGATCACCCAGCCCACGGGCACCGCCGCGGTGAACAGCCACCACTGGACGGCGTACGCCATATGCGCGCCGATCCCGCTGGAGTCGGGGGCGGGCAGCAGCTCCGGGGTCCCGTTCGCGGGGGCGGGCGAGGCCAGCTGGACGAAGCCGCCGAGCACCGGATCACCGAGGGTCGTGGCCATCTGCGCGCTGCCGATCAGCATGACCATGCCGTCGGGGAGGCCCTTGAGGTCCTTGATGCCGCTGGTCGAGGTGGTCTCGTCGGGCATCAGCCGCCCGGTGACGTTCACCTCGCCGCGCGGGGGCGCGGGGATCGGCGGGACCTTGTTCTGCGGCCCGTTCGCCTCGATCCAGCCCCGGTTGACCAGCAGCACCTTGCCGCTGTCGAGGACCAGCGGGGTGACCACATGCACCCCGACCCGGTCGTCGGCGTTGGTCCGGCGGCGTACGACGACCTCGTGCTCCGTGTCGTACCGGCCGGTCGCCGTCACCTGGCGGTAGCGCTCCCGCTCGGACACCTTGTGCCCCGGGGAGGTCAGCTCCTCGGCCGGAACGGGGGCCGCCTCGATCGACGTCGCGATCCGTTCGTTGCGCGCGACCCGGCTCTCGTGCCGGTGGAACTGCCAGAAGCCCAGCTCGATCATCACGGGGATGAGGACGAGGGCGAGGAGGGTGAGGATCACCCACTGCCGGGACAACAGGAAGCGGTACACCCCACGACCGTACAACTCGGCCATGGGGCGATCGTCGCCAGGGGGCCCCGAGCGGGCCCGGTCACCGTCCCGCCCCCGCCGGCCGGTGGGAGGCGTCACCCGCCCTGAGGCGGGGGAGTGCCGGGCTTCGGCGCGGCCGGTGCCACGTCGAGGAGGAGCTGGCCGAAGGCGGCCTCGTCGATCACGGGGGTGCCGAACTGCGCGGCCTTCGCCGTCTTGGAGGTGCCCGACCCGGGGTCGTTGGTCACCAGCAGGCTCGTCAGCCGGGACAGGCTCGTCGCGATGTGCAGCCCCGCCTCGACGGCCCGGTCCTCCAGCAGCTCCCGGTCGACGGAGGTGTCCCCCGAGAACGCCACCCGCATGCCCTGCCGGAGCGGCTCGCCCGGGACGTACCGCCCCGGGTTCGGATACGGGCACGCCGGGCGCTTGCGCGAGGGCCGCCAGCTGCCCGCGCCGTACGAGGAGCCCCCGGCGCGCGCCCCCGGCGAACCGCCGCCGTACGACGCCTGGCGGCCGATCACGGGCGTCGCCGGGCTGTCCGACCACTCGGTGAGCGGACGGCACTCCAGCAGCGGCAGCCGCAACCCGTCGCGGGCGGCGGCGCGCAGACTCGGGCGGAACGCCTCGGCGAGCACCCGCGCGTCGTCCAGCGCGTGGTGCGCGCGCTGCTGGACGACCCCGAAGTGCGCGGCCAGCGACGCCAGCTTGTGGTTGGGCAGCGGCAGACCGAGCTCCTTGGAGAGCGCGATGGTGCACAGCCGCCGGCGCACCGGGGCGGTGCGCCCGGCGCGGGCGTACTCGCGGGCGATCATCGACCAGTCGAAGACGGCGTTGTGCGCGACGAGGACCCGGCCGTCGAGGCGGGAGGCGAACTCCTCGGCGATGTCGGCGAACAGGGGTGCCCCGGCGAGCGCGGCGCTCGTCAGCCCGTGGATCCACACCGGGCCCGGGTCCCGCTGGGGGTTCACGGTGGTGTACCAGTGGTCCTCGACGTCACCGCGCGCGTCGAGGCGGTACACGGCGGCGGACACGATCCGGTCGTCGCGGGCGAGGCCCGTCGTCTCGACGTCGACGACCGCGTACCCCTCGGGATACGCGGTCGGCCACTCGGGCGGGTGCGCTGCGGTCGTTCGGTCGTCGAGCATGGTCAACGAGGATACGTCCCGGGACTGACACTCTGTCCGCCACCACCCGTGTTCGGGCGGCAAACGCCCCTCGCGCGCGGGGGGCGCACAACTCCGCAGGACATGTGTCCACTTGGCCCGGTCGGAGTCCGTGGCACATCGGCGGCCGTACGGGTGCCCCCGTACGGCCGGTCAGCGCAGCGCCGCCACCAGGTCCTGGGCCGCGAGCTGCTCCAGCCCGCAGCCGTCGACCGGGCCCGGGAGCAGCCGGTACACCTCCCCGGTCACGTCGTCGGGCGCGAGGTCGCCGCGCACCAGCGCGCACAGGACCCGCTTGCCCCGCGCGTGGGCCGCGGCGAGCTTGTCGACATCCTTGCTCGGGAGCCGTCGCTGCGGGGTGCCCACGTCGCGGATCCGGGCGGCGAAGGCGGTGACCGTCTCCCCGGCCTGACGCCGGTAGTGCCACAGTTCGTCCGTCCCCTCGGGGCGCGGGTCGCGGTGGATGACGGCGACCCGCTCCGCGCGGGCGGCGGCGTGCCACACGGCGAGGTCCCACAGGGTGGTGCGGCCCCGGCCGAAGGACTCCGTCAGATCCCGTCCGATCCGGCCCAGGTCCCACCGGTGGCGCTCCACGCTGTGATAGCCCTCGGACGCCGGGAGATGGACGTCCGTCCACAGGCACGTCCGCCGTTCCAGGTCCACCAGCATCGGCAGCAGGATGCGTGAGCTGCCGGCCAGGTCGAAGCGCTGGCGCACCGCGCGCGGGTCGAAGCGGGCGTCGCGTCCCACGCGCGGCAGGGCCATGAACCCGGCGAAGGCGTCCGCGAGCTCGTCGAAGGGTGTGTTGTCGTAGGCGAACACGACCGGCACGGCGTAGCGGACGCCCGCCGCGCCGAGCGCCACCGGGTCGAGGTCCACGTACTCGGAGGAGCCGTTCGGCCGGGGCGCGGAGGTCAGGTCGCCGGAGTGGGTGGCCGCGTCCCGGAACCGCAGCCTGGTGTAGTCGCACAGCCCGAGGTACTCCCAGCGCGCGTCGTAGAACGCCACGGAGAGGTCCAGGTCGACGGCTTTGTGACCGTCCTGCATCCAGTGCAGGAAGAGCCGCACGATCTGTCCGTCGGGCAGCGGTCGGGTGCTCCCGCGCGGGACCCGGATCAGGGACCGGGCCGCCGCCCGCTCGGCGCTCGGCACCGCGAGGTCGGCGAGGTCCGTGTCCAGGACGGCGAGGTCCACCCGGGACGCCGCGGACAGCCGTCGCAGCAGTTCGGTCTCCAGCAGCGCGCACGCGCGCGTGGTGACGGCTTCCGGCAGTGGCGTCCTGGTGTCGTCGGTGCTGTACGACCGGGTGACCCGGCCGCGGGGCAGGAACACCCGACGCCCGGCGGGCAGATGACGGGCCCGCAGCTGTCCGTACGCGCTGAGCAGCGGCCCCGTACCGGCCTTCGGAAGCGTCTCACGCAGTACGTCCGCGACGCGGTCCGCCGCCTTCGGGTCGTCGGAGGTGAGCCGCAGGAGGTGGTCGAGCCTGCGGACGAGTTCACCGGGCCGGCGTGCCAGCAGACCGACGGCGGTGCGGGTGTCCCGCGCGCGGAGCGCGTCCTCCAGCCGGGCGCCCCAGGTGCGGGCGCGTACCCGGGTGCCCTCGACACGGACGGCGTCGGGGTGTTCGGACGCGGTACGGCGCAGCGCGGCGCCCAGCCCGTCGTCCGTCAGCTCCGTGCCCCGCAGGACCGCGCACGCGAGCGCGGCCCTCGGGTGGCGCTCGTGGCGCTCGTAGGGGTGCAGCAGTTCCGCCGCGCGCTTCCAGCCGGACGGGTGCCGGGACATGTCCTCGACCAGCGCCCGCGTGGGCAGCGCGTCCAAGGCCGCCAGCAGTTCGCGGCGCAGCGGACGCGGCAGGGTCCGCAGCCGTACGCGCGGGGTGACCTCACCGAGGTCGGCGCCGCCGCCGGACCACACATGCAGCAGGCGCAGCACATCGGTCGCGGTGGTGAGCCGGGCGGCGAGCAGCGGCCGGACCGCGTCCCGGGTCGCGGGCTTCCGCAGCAGGGTGCCGAGCACCAGGGCCTTGGTCTCGCGTACGGGGATGTCCTCGGGCAGCCAGTCGGGCGTGGTGGGCGCGTGGGCGAGCAGGACGGCCAGATCCTCCCGGTCCTCCGGCGACAGCGGCGTACGGCGGCCCAGCAGCCGTCCCAGGGCCCGCGCGCTGTCGGCGGCGGGGTCCGTGGCGAGGGCGAGCGGCTGGAGGGGGCCCTTCACGGGCGCGGGCGGCGGGCCGTCGGCGGGCGTGGTGGGGCGCAGGAAGGGGTCGGCGGGGTCGATCCGGCGGTGGCACAGCGGGCAGCCCGAGTAGTCGGCGCCGTCCCAGCAGGACCGGCACACCAGGTGGGCGCACGGCGCGACCGGGTGCACGACGCCGGTGGTCCCGCACAGCACGCACGGCTGCTCGGGCGTCTGGAGCAGCAGCGCGAACACCCGCCGTACGTACAGCTCGTGGGTGTTCTTCGGCACGGAGTGCGGGAAGCCGCGGAACAGCGGGGTGTGGGTACGGTCGGCGCCGGTCAGCCGGTCGAGATCGCGCAGCAGCGCCATGCCCTGGCGCCGCAGTCCCCGGCGGTCCAGCGCGGCGAGCGCGGCACGCAGCGGAGCGGTGAGCACATGGCCCCGCTCCAGCAGTTCCGCCTCCAGCGCGACGAGCGGGAGGTCCTCCGACGGGCGTCCGGGACCGGACCCCGTGGTGGCGACCTGGACGGTGCGCAGACGCCGGAGCAGGACGAAGGAAAGCGTGGTCATGGTGGGTCCCCCGGGATATGACGAAGCGGGGGCGGAGAGTGCGCGCACTACGGTTCTTTTGCAGAGAAGTAGAAGGAAGCACGCCGCGGAGCCGCCCCCGCGTCCCTGAGTCTACGAGGGCGCGATCACCGGGCACCAGCGGATTTCCCCGCCCCGCAACGCGCCCTTTCCGCGCGGGCGGTGCCCCTGGGCTCAGCGCCAGCAGTACGTGCCCGAGTCGACGACCGCCCCGCGGTGTCCGTCGCCGGGGTCGTGGCCGGGCTCGCGCTCGCACAGGACCATGAGGTCCGACAGATCCCGTCCGGTGACCTCACGGTACGACGCCAGCATGTCGCCTGGCAGCCTTGTGACGGCCCCGCACAGCCCCTCCAGCGGGCCGGGAGGGGCGGCCGGGGCGAGCGGCTCCTCGGCCCCGTCCACACCGACCACGCGCCAGAACCCGACCGTCTCCGCGCGGTAACGCAGGTGCCCCGCGCTGACGTCCGCGTGCGCGGTGGCCCACGCGTCCACCACGTCGACACGGTCCCAGGCGGCGGCGGGGGAGCGCGCGCCGCACGCCGCGCACACGAGCTGGAGCACCGGCGCCTCGGGCACCCCGGGCCCCTCGTCACTGACGAGGAACCGCCGTGCCCAGCGGACCTCCCCGGTCCGCCCCCGGGCCGGGCCGGCCACGGCGCTCGCGGGCGCGGCTTTCTCCGGCTTGTCGTCCGTCAGGTGTTGTGTCATGCGGCGCACCTCCGTCGGTGGTTGGTCCACCCAGATTCCCGCCCGCCGGAATTCCCCGCCAGTGGCCTCGTGTAGGCCAGGTGTAGGCCACAATGGAGGCTGTGCGAAATGTAGTCGGCGCCAATATCAAACGCCTCCGGGAACAACGGAATTGGTCGCAGGCCCATCTCGCCCGGCGCATATGCATCGCGGCGGATGTGGCAGGTGATCCGATCGGACGACAAGAGGTAAGTCGCTACGAGAACGGGCGCCGGACCCCGAGGGAGTGGCTTCCCTTCGTGGCCCAGGCGTTGAACGTCTCGGTGCACACCCTCACCGAACCCTGCTCGGCCCCGGGCCCCGCCGCTGAGGACAGCGCGGACATCACGGAGCACGCCCGTGCCTCGGTGGCGCATCTGCTGGACCACGACAACCGCTTCGGGGGCGATCACGTCGCCACCGCGGCCGTCCAGGTCTGGCGGAGCGGACAGCGCACCCTCGACACGAGCAGCAAGCAGCACCTGGCCGCGAT includes:
- a CDS encoding SDR family oxidoreductase, whose protein sequence is MDLGLKDRVYVVTGATRGLGNASARELIADGAKVIVTGRDERGAAEAASALGPGAVGLAADNADPDAPERLIGAARERFGRFDGILISVGGPAPGHLDDNTDEQWRTAFESVFLGAVRFARAAARELGEGGVIGFVLSASVHEPIPGLTISNGLRPGLAGFAKSLADEVGPRGVRVVGLLPSRIDTDRVRELDALSADPGATRLGFESQIPLRRYGTPEEFGRVAAFLLSPAASYLTGVMVPVDGGARKGF
- a CDS encoding DEDDh family exonuclease translates to MLDDRTTAAHPPEWPTAYPEGYAVVDVETTGLARDDRIVSAAVYRLDARGDVEDHWYTTVNPQRDPGPVWIHGLTSAALAGAPLFADIAEEFASRLDGRVLVAHNAVFDWSMIAREYARAGRTAPVRRRLCTIALSKELGLPLPNHKLASLAAHFGVVQQRAHHALDDARVLAEAFRPSLRAAARDGLRLPLLECRPLTEWSDSPATPVIGRQASYGGGSPGARAGGSSYGAGSWRPSRKRPACPYPNPGRYVPGEPLRQGMRVAFSGDTSVDRELLEDRAVEAGLHIATSLSRLTSLLVTNDPGSGTSKTAKAAQFGTPVIDEAAFGQLLLDVAPAAPKPGTPPPQGG
- a CDS encoding DUF7848 domain-containing protein — its product is MTQHLTDDKPEKAAPASAVAGPARGRTGEVRWARRFLVSDEGPGVPEAPVLQLVCAACGARSPAAAWDRVDVVDAWATAHADVSAGHLRYRAETVGFWRVVGVDGAEEPLAPAAPPGPLEGLCGAVTRLPGDMLASYREVTGRDLSDLMVLCEREPGHDPGDGHRGAVVDSGTYCWR
- a CDS encoding SURF1 family cytochrome oxidase biogenesis protein, which gives rise to MYRFLLSRQWVILTLLALVLIPVMIELGFWQFHRHESRVARNERIATSIEAAPVPAEELTSPGHKVSERERYRQVTATGRYDTEHEVVVRRRTNADDRVGVHVVTPLVLDSGKVLLVNRGWIEANGPQNKVPPIPAPPRGEVNVTGRLMPDETTSTSGIKDLKGLPDGMVMLIGSAQMATTLGDPVLGGFVQLASPAPANGTPELLPAPDSSGIGAHMAYAVQWWLFTAAVPVGWVILVRRELRDQAAAKAAATSSEDAPATVPV
- a CDS encoding MXAN_6230/SCO0854 family RING domain-containing protein, whose amino-acid sequence is MTTLSFVLLRRLRTVQVATTGSGPGRPSEDLPLVALEAELLERGHVLTAPLRAALAALDRRGLRRQGMALLRDLDRLTGADRTHTPLFRGFPHSVPKNTHELYVRRVFALLLQTPEQPCVLCGTTGVVHPVAPCAHLVCRSCWDGADYSGCPLCHRRIDPADPFLRPTTPADGPPPAPVKGPLQPLALATDPAADSARALGRLLGRRTPLSPEDREDLAVLLAHAPTTPDWLPEDIPVRETKALVLGTLLRKPATRDAVRPLLAARLTTATDVLRLLHVWSGGGADLGEVTPRVRLRTLPRPLRRELLAALDALPTRALVEDMSRHPSGWKRAAELLHPYERHERHPRAALACAVLRGTELTDDGLGAALRRTASEHPDAVRVEGTRVRARTWGARLEDALRARDTRTAVGLLARRPGELVRRLDHLLRLTSDDPKAADRVADVLRETLPKAGTGPLLSAYGQLRARHLPAGRRVFLPRGRVTRSYSTDDTRTPLPEAVTTRACALLETELLRRLSAASRVDLAVLDTDLADLAVPSAERAAARSLIRVPRGSTRPLPDGQIVRLFLHWMQDGHKAVDLDLSVAFYDARWEYLGLCDYTRLRFRDAATHSGDLTSAPRPNGSSEYVDLDPVALGAAGVRYAVPVVFAYDNTPFDELADAFAGFMALPRVGRDARFDPRAVRQRFDLAGSSRILLPMLVDLERRTCLWTDVHLPASEGYHSVERHRWDLGRIGRDLTESFGRGRTTLWDLAVWHAAARAERVAVIHRDPRPEGTDELWHYRRQAGETVTAFAARIRDVGTPQRRLPSKDVDKLAAAHARGKRVLCALVRGDLAPDDVTGEVYRLLPGPVDGCGLEQLAAQDLVAALR